DNA from Lusitaniella coriacea LEGE 07157:
ATCGACAGGAGAACCGGGAAAAATTTTCGACTCCTCAACAGGATTCACCCTACCCAATGGCGCAATTCGCTCTCCCGACGCATCCTGGGTGAGTCAAGAACGGTGGGATGCACTCACTCCCGAACAAAAACGAACCTTCGCCAATATTTGTCCCGATTTTGTGGTGGAATTGCGTTCCCAATCCGATACTCTCAAATCCCTCCAGGAGAAGATGGAGGAATATATCGAAAACGGCGCGAGATTGGGATGGTTACTCGACCCCTTCAAAAAACGAGTGGAAATCTCCCGTCCCGGTCAACCTGTCAAAATATTGAATAACCCCGCACAACTATCGGGAGAGGAAATTTTACCCGGATTTGTCTTAAACTTGAAACGAATTTGGGGAGCGTAAATTAAGCAACAGCGAACATTATGACTATTAACCTCAAAAAAGGACAACGCATTTCTCTTGCTAAAGAAGCACCCGGTTTAACCCGCCTGATGTGCGGACTCGGTTGGG
Protein-coding regions in this window:
- a CDS encoding Uma2 family endonuclease; the protein is MVQTPTLLETIALTLPRAIALRITPEQFETLAQHNRDLRLERTHTGALIVNPPTGWETGERNVKFSIQLGNWWESTGEPGKIFDSSTGFTLPNGAIRSPDASWVSQERWDALTPEQKRTFANICPDFVVELRSQSDTLKSLQEKMEEYIENGARLGWLLDPFKKRVEISRPGQPVKILNNPAQLSGEEILPGFVLNLKRIWGA